The following DNA comes from Zonotrichia leucophrys gambelii isolate GWCS_2022_RI chromosome 4A, RI_Zleu_2.0, whole genome shotgun sequence.
GAAGTTGTTAGAAAGATATGTAAAACTATAAGATTGAGATTTCAATTACAACATGTTTTACACagcaaagctttttttaaaatgtctagGTACTTCTATTTGATGtcaatctatttttttctgtaaaagatTGCATGAGTTTTCCCATAATGCTGCCATTGCAAGTTGTACTCAATTTCTTCTATTGATAAGCATGTGGCatactgaaattaattttcttcattgtaAGGTTATTTGTCTTAAAAAGACAGTACATACTTTTATGTTCTTATCTTCCAGCACTGACTCTTTTGTGAAAAAGGGagtaaatttttcattttgtgttgtGCCAAGTAACATTTAAAGGATGGTGCTAATAGCTTGGATTCCCTTCTGTGGAAAGTAGTGTGTGCCAGGAGTGGAAGATTTTGGAAAGCTAAACTGGAGTTAAAGTATATGCTGTCTTTttaaggaaatttttaaaagggaaacaagaaaaagataAGATTCTGTCCTTTCACCTGTTGTCTgcaatttttttgctgttactTCTCTCTTGCCCTACTGCTGCCTCATGCAAAGCAGGAGATTCAGGATGGACACAATGGCTATCATTCTGAAGCAGAACCTGATCAGGTGGCAAGTTTTACTCATCTTTCATTCATTAACTATGTAGCAAGGTACTATAAAGTAGTATTCATACAGTGCATACAAATCTTACTTTTCTTACTCAAGAGAAGCCCTAGAAAGCATTTAGTTGTAACTGGTTATGTGCCAGACAGAGTTTTCTTGTAAGGTCATGTAGTCTAAAATATAATACTGAACATAAGCCTGGCTTACAGAGCACATCCACCCTCAGTCTGTAAGcacattatttttttgtgattgACTGCTGAATgtaaaattccaaaattttccAAGGAAATCTCAAGCCAGAGatcagctgaaatatttttagaaattatttattagGGAGAGCTTGGGGTAGTCTGTGTGGAAGCAGAGAGATCCTGCCAGTTACTTCTGTGTGGGTCAGAGCTGCAATACTAGGGGAGGATTAGTTGTTTATTGTAACAAGTTACCCCATTATATTTATTCAGGATGTAAAAAATGGAGACCCTAATGTCTCATCATTTTGACCTGAGACAGATCACTTTATTACATGGTCCTTAACAGTCCCACAAACTGTTTTATGCTTTATTACAATCTTTAGTACTTTGTAAATCTTAGCTGCCAGCAAAGGACCCTAAGAATCCATCATGTATCATTCAGCAATGAAGCCATTTACCTCAATGAAAATTTATTAAACTaactcttattttaaaattgctaaTTGTCCTTCTATATTTTGTTATTACTTCATTCTTAATCTGACCATCTGGATCCAAAATTCCTATAGTGAACCTGTTCCATAACCTGTGGCACTCTTAGTGTAAGGTATTGATTGAAATAGAGCATTGTGGGGTGCTTCTTACTATCAAAATCACAAAgtcaaaatgtttaaataaagtTTCTGCCATATAATTCTCTCAGATGAAGATACTCAAATATTAAATAAGCAGcattagaattttttaaaaaaataaaagagctttaaaatgtTCTCAAATAgataaaataccccaaataatACCTGCATTCAGCAAAACACtaacaaattattaatttataatttggGCTGATCTTATTGTTCTTATTTTTGTATGCTGTATATAGCTAGCATGTGAAACTAATTGTTGCATGAATGCTTTGTTACTAATACGTAATAACATGTATGTCTGTGTTAAACTTATAATGCttagttttgtgtttggttgttgttttgtttttttcttttactgtggTACTGTTTAGTACAGttgtgtgattttaaaaaagacacACTTCTTGTGTTCCAGTAATCTGGTAGTAAAAGCACTTTACATCAAAATATATCGATGTGGTACAGATGGAGAGTGAGATTTACTCatgattttggatttttgccAGGCACTGCGGGATGGAAACAAACTGGCACAGATGGAAGAGGCTCCACTTTTTCCTGGAGAATCAATCAAAGTTATTGGTAAGTGTACCACTGAGTGCTGCACTGAATACTGGTAAATTGctgctttatttaaaaacagaatatGACTTCTTTTTGACTTTTGGTATTGCATTTAATGCCACTTAAAATTAGAtgtgcatttcttttcttagtCTTGTAAATCCAAATGTAGGAAAGATAAATCAGATCCAGAGGATGACTTGCTACATACAGATAATACTTCTTTTCCTAAGGATTTTTTGTTCTATAAGGATGTATGTATTGTATTTCTGCTTGGAGGTGCTAAGGATATATCACAGCTTCAAAATTCTATTCTTCAAAAAAGATGAAGTTGTGGTGAATTAGTTTCCAGTACTTAGTGGGATTTATTTCACTCTGGCATGTGACAACAAGCTCTGTGCTAGCAGTGCAGTACTTGGCTAGGAAAGAATACCAGcaaataaaagtgaaaacaaagcTATGGGCATAGAACTGAATTACTTGGAGATTGAGTGCCTGTGGATCAGTAATTGCCACTTTGGATGCTCTGTCTTTGGGGTGagtgtggctgctctgcacctgGGTACCTGCAGATGCTGGGGACCTGCCTgcccttgctcagccctgccccaattgctcaggagcagcaggggaatACCTTTCATTGTTGAGATAAAGATAACTCTGCAAGAATAGACTTTCCTAAAGAGGTCAGGCATCAAAATCTTATGGAGCTGCCAAAATCTTGTGAGTTTCAAATGAAAATAGATTGTTATGCAACAAATGTCTGTAATAGTAAAGCAAAGCTCTGATTGATCTGTTTTCCAGCTAAGGACGTTATGTATATCTGCCCATTTATGGGAGCAGTCAGTGGCACACTCACAGTGACGGACTTCAGAATGTTCATCAAAAGTGTGGAGAGGGTAAGACTTCACCATTATCTGCCTCTAGTTTCAGGTAGGAATGTTGCTGAAGTAGATTTCAGAAAGTGACAAATTCCATGAAGTGTGATATTTCACAGCAATTTACTAAACTGGAATTACTGTTGGCTCTAATGAAACACACACGAATAGTAGTAATTTGTATTTCTTCTAACGTAATAAAGTCTATTTGTTTTATATACAAATTACAGGATCCACCTTTTGTTGTTGATGTTCCCCTTGGAGTTATAAGTAGGGTTGAAAAAATTGGAGTACAGAGCCATGGAGACAATTCTTGTGGTATAGAAATAGTTTGCAAGGTAAGGCATGGTAGAGATTTATTAatagtaaattattttcatttcatttttctgtaagAAGAATCTGCCAGCCCAtgtgctgtttttctgtctgATCAGTTCCCTGTATTTGAATCGTGCTTCATTTGTTTCAATTCCTCTATGATACTTGCAGTCTAAAACACTTCTGCCTTTTGTCTGAAGAGTGaattgaaagaaaaaggggCAGTTTTTATATCAAGCATCTCTACTGACAGTTCTAGTTACCTCATGAATGCTTACACAACTCTGTTCTGTTGGGGGTTAGATGATGTCAGTGACTTAGTGTTCCATATATGCCTTCATTCAATCAGGTGTCTTagaactgctttttctttctttaagttATCATAGAGTAAAACTGTCACTTATTTTTGACAGGATATGAGAAATTTGCGGCTGGCCTATAAACAGGAAGAGCAGAACAGACTGGAGATCTTTGAAAACCTTGTAATACGTGCATTTCCTGTTTCTAATGGGCTGGTAAGTCTTGAGATGGAGAGAGGCTGTCACTGGCTCTCCTCTTTTGGGAGAGTGTAGGGGGGGAAATACAAGGGCTGCATAACAAACTTTGAAGTGTTGATTCATAAAATGTGTTGCAGAGCGGGCAGGCCACTCTGACCCTGTGTGATTTTTGCATTAATTCATCAAACACAGCTGTGTCTGCTATTGGTGAAATTAATTTATGCATAACCCTTGAGATCTAGGTTTGCCTAATGTTGCTgattaaaaatatgtatgtgTTGACTCTTGTTTTCTGCAGTAGATAATTAAATCTAGAAGTTCTATCTAATACAACAAATAGGTACAATTAATCTTGTTATTAGCTGCAGAATcctattttgtttgcttgtgtgGGTAAGGAACTGGTTGGTGGGTaggaaaacaattttctaaTCTTGCATTGCCATTGATGTGTTGTGTGATCAGAGGCAAGTACCttcaattttctgtttcctaTGTTGGTTTTTTGAACTTTAAACTCATGCTTAATGGAACTCATACTTAATGGAAAAAACCATCTTTTTTCTAGCTCAGTGTTTTCCAGTCTTGACTGAAGGTGTTATGTCTGCTTGATATTTGAAATTCTGGAGTGTTGACTGTTTTGGAGTTACTGTGCTTACAACCTGTCAGGCAGTAAtttatgattttgttttgttgtttttagcCTCTTTTTGCATTCAGCTATAAAGAAAAGTTTGCTGTTAATGGCTGGAAAGTGTATGATCCAATGGCAGAATATAAGAGGCAGGTAAGTTATAGAATAAttggtgtatttttttttctccatctcccCCAGAGCcatttaaacaaagaaaaaatgttacagaaaatgCATCATTTTCAGTCTATGTAGCTCTTGCTACATTGACTGTCTGCATCTCATGTTTAGATAATAAAATGCAAGTGGCCTGAGTTTGAGTGTGTTGAGCACCTGCTAAATTTGGTGGAGATACAGGTGCTGAGTGCTTGAGTGAATTGGTCTAACTTAACATGATTTTGAAATCCACATTTTTCAAGTGCTGTTTCTACAAAACACGGGCTTtataaaaaattgaatttgaaTAAACATCACTAAACAGAAGAGTAACtgtaatttgtaattttaagTCTGCATTGTCCATATGGTTATTTTCCTTATCAGTTTAATAGGAAAGACTTCCAGTGGTTTATGATTCAGCATGAAGACCTAAGTTTAtagcttatttaaaaaaaaaagaaaaaaaaaagtgggcatgcctttttttaaaagcatgcaGCACATAAAATTTGTCATTGCCCCAAACTGAGATGTATAAAGGTCTAACCTGAAAAATGCaagattgttttgtttccacACAGGGCTTGCCCAATGAGAGTTGGAAGATATCCAAAATTAACAGCACCTATGAGCTGTGTGATACATACCCTGCTGTTCTTGTTGTGCCAACCAGTGTGAAGGACGATGACCTCTCAAAAGTGGCAGCATTTAGAGCAAAAGGGAGAGTTCCTGTAAGTGAAATTTGTACAAGAgaataaaagtattttagaaatttgtaactttaaaaaaattattagtgTTCTTTTAGGCTTCGTTTTTTAAACAACAGTGGGGTGGCTTCCTTCCTGAGTTGGGGggtggggaaaagaaagaagaattagACTCAATGGATTTAGAACTGAAGGGAGCAACTCAAGTATGAGTATAATTGCACAATTATTGTGCTATGTagtgagttttttgtttggattaGCACTTCTAGGCCACAGTGGTATCTCATGCTCTGGCATGTATTAGCTTGTGTTCTTATTTGGAGTAGAATGTGTCATAGCCATAGTGCTTTGCTTGAGAATAGACAAGGTAGCTTTAGAACCACTTTAAATATGTTAGATTGTGTTGGTTTTCATGCTTAGCAAGGTAGTATATAGGTCCATATTCTTCCACATGGAAGCAGATTTTATTCCTCCATtgccctttttattttccaattagAATAATACAGGCTTAGTTGCTGTTAGAAATAACAGCTAAGATGTTCAGAATCACTCTGTATTTCAGGCTCAGATTTGGGATGAGCAGTCAGTGCTAGTGTGCTGTCAATATGTTTTTGCATCAGCCTGTCCTTAAACTTGCATTTGTTGATTTGCCAGGAAATAATGCCAGATAGGCAATGTGATTGTCTGGTTGTTCTCTGGCCTGCTGCTTTTATAGTAGTGTAGTGAATTAAATACTTTTCTCTTGTTGCAGGTGTTATCCTGGATCCATCCTGAGAGTCAAGCAACAATCACACGATGCAGCCAGCCATCAGTTGGCCCAAATGATAAACGTTGCaaggaagatgaaaaatatttgcagacaATTATGGATGCCAATGCTCAGTCACATAAACTTATCATCTTTGATGCCAGGCAGAATAGTGTTGCAGATACAAACAAGGTAGGTTTGTACATAACTGGCATTAGTTCATCAGCCTTATCACAAAGCTGAAGCTTGAGCCAGGTGTCAGAATGTGGAGAATCTGATGTTGAAAAGAGATAAGAAAGGGTGCCTAAAGAGGGCAGGAAGGTAAGTTGCTTGTACATTTTAGAAAGGCTGGCAGGAATAAAAGGCAGCATGAAGATATTGttactgtcatattttctgaaaaatccctttgccaggatttcttctcctgagaaactgagaagCTCCAGAGAAAACtcaaaacaataattatctgattcctgtgttttgctgctttggaatgtagTTGGAGATTGttttatccaacaggtggttgtttgattggtttcatgtgaattgttttgacttaatgaccaatcactgtccatctgtgtcaggactctggaagcagtcaggagttttcattatcattcttttatAACCTTCTGTCTCTATCCTTTCcctattctttagtatagttttagtatagcattctttaatataatataagtacataatataataaattagccttctaagaacatggagtcagattttCAATTCCTCCTTGATCCTGGGGATCCAAAAGATACCACAAATGGTGACCTCAGGCGTTGGCTGTAGCCTGAGCTGAGGAACAGACCCACAGATAGAGCTGAGAAATTATGCAGTAAAGCTCACAGAAGACCAGAACTTTCATTGATAAAGCAGTGAAGGTATTGGCTGTACTATCAAATGTAGCCTGTTACAATTACAGTTTCTTTCACCTAAAAAAACCTCCACattttttagaaaatcagaagccaaaaatatgtttttatcaGCACTAAAATAATCTCTTCTCTCAGAAAATTCTGAAACTTGAATAAAATAACTCTCTCTGCCTTATATTGAAGTCCTATACATGTTCTTCTCATTGTCTGTTTTTACCTTTTGAATGACAGGCTAAAGGTGGGGGATATGAAAGTGAAAGTGCCTACCCAAATGCAGAGCTGGTCTTTCTGGAGATTCACAATATCCATGTCATGAGAGAATCCCTGAGGAAACTGAAAGAAATTGTTTATCCTACTATTGATGAGACTCGGTGGCTGTCAAACGTGGACTCCACACACTGGCTGGAATAT
Coding sequences within:
- the MTMR1 gene encoding myotubularin-related protein 1 isoform X1, which produces MERAAAAAGPAVEGGGVSRRAVRAGGAAAAGAGSRQPSTETLDSPTGSHVEWCKQLIAATISSQISGSVPSEGVSRDYRVYRRPVIRQEIQDGHNGYHSEAEPDQALRDGNKLAQMEEAPLFPGESIKVIAKDVMYICPFMGAVSGTLTVTDFRMFIKSVERDPPFVVDVPLGVISRVEKIGVQSHGDNSCGIEIVCKDMRNLRLAYKQEEQNRLEIFENLVIRAFPVSNGLPLFAFSYKEKFAVNGWKVYDPMAEYKRQGLPNESWKISKINSTYELCDTYPAVLVVPTSVKDDDLSKVAAFRAKGRVPVLSWIHPESQATITRCSQPSVGPNDKRCKEDEKYLQTIMDANAQSHKLIIFDARQNSVADTNKAKGGGYESESAYPNAELVFLEIHNIHVMRESLRKLKEIVYPTIDETRWLSNVDSTHWLEYIRMLLAGAVRIADKIESGKTSVVVHCSDGWDRTAQLTALAMLMLDSYYRTIKGFEVLVEKEWISFGHRFAMRVGHGDDDHADADRSPIFLQFIDCVWQMTRQFPAAFEFNELFLITILDHLYSCLFGTFLCNCEKERLKEEVSTKTVSLWSYINSQLEEFTNPFYVNYENHVLYPVASLNHLELWVNYYIRWNPRMRPQVPIHQNLKELLAIRTELQKKVEDLQREAATRSISSSSDRGSSPSHSATPVHTSV
- the MTMR1 gene encoding myotubularin-related protein 1 isoform X5, translated to MERAAAAAGPAVEGGGVSRRAVRAGGAAAAGAGSRQPSTETLDSPTGSHVEWCKQLIAATISSQISGSVPSEGVSRDYREIQDGHNGYHSEAEPDQALRDGNKLAQMEEAPLFPGESIKVIAKDVMYICPFMGAVSGTLTVTDFRMFIKSVERDPPFVVDVPLGVISRVEKIGVQSHGDNSCGIEIVCKDMRNLRLAYKQEEQNRLEIFENLVIRAFPVSNGLPLFAFSYKEKFAVNGWKVYDPMAEYKRQGLPNESWKISKINSTYELCDTYPAVLVVPTSVKDDDLSKVAAFRAKGRVPVLSWIHPESQATITRCSQPSVGPNDKRCKEDEKYLQTIMDANAQSHKLIIFDARQNSVADTNKAKGGGYESESAYPNAELVFLEIHNIHVMRESLRKLKEIVYPTIDETRWLSNVDSTHWLEYIRMLLAGAVRIADKIESGKTSVVVHCSDGWDRTAQLTALAMLMLDSYYRTIKGFEVLVEKEWISFGHRFAMRVGHGDDDHADADRSPIFLQFIDCVWQMTRQFPAAFEFNELFLITILDHLYSCLFGTFLCNCEKERLKEEVSTKTVSLWSYINSQLEEFTNPFYVNYENHVLYPVASLNHLELWVNYYIRWNPRMRPQVPIHQNLKELLAIRTELQKKVEDLQREAATRSISSSSDRGSSPSHSATPVHTSV
- the MTMR1 gene encoding myotubularin-related protein 1 isoform X3, with the translated sequence MERAAAAAGPAVEGGGVSRRAVRAGGAAAAGAGSRQPSTETLDSPTGSHVEWCKQLIAATISSQISGSVPSEGVSRDYRVYRRPVIREIQDGHNGYHSEAEPDQALRDGNKLAQMEEAPLFPGESIKVIAKDVMYICPFMGAVSGTLTVTDFRMFIKSVERDPPFVVDVPLGVISRVEKIGVQSHGDNSCGIEIVCKDMRNLRLAYKQEEQNRLEIFENLVIRAFPVSNGLPLFAFSYKEKFAVNGWKVYDPMAEYKRQGLPNESWKISKINSTYELCDTYPAVLVVPTSVKDDDLSKVAAFRAKGRVPVLSWIHPESQATITRCSQPSVGPNDKRCKEDEKYLQTIMDANAQSHKLIIFDARQNSVADTNKAKGGGYESESAYPNAELVFLEIHNIHVMRESLRKLKEIVYPTIDETRWLSNVDSTHWLEYIRMLLAGAVRIADKIESGKTSVVVHCSDGWDRTAQLTALAMLMLDSYYRTIKGFEVLVEKEWISFGHRFAMRVGHGDDDHADADRSPIFLQFIDCVWQMTRQFPAAFEFNELFLITILDHLYSCLFGTFLCNCEKERLKEEVSTKTVSLWSYINSQLEEFTNPFYVNYENHVLYPVASLNHLELWVNYYIRWNPRMRPQVPIHQNLKELLAIRTELQKKVEDLQREAATRSISSSSDRGSSPSHSATPVHTSV
- the MTMR1 gene encoding myotubularin-related protein 1 isoform X4, which translates into the protein MERAAAAAGPAVEGGGVSRRAVRAGGAAAAGAGSRQPSTETLDSPTGSHVEWCKQLIAATISSQISGSVPSEGVSRDYREIQDGHNGYHSEAEPDQVALRDGNKLAQMEEAPLFPGESIKVIAKDVMYICPFMGAVSGTLTVTDFRMFIKSVERDPPFVVDVPLGVISRVEKIGVQSHGDNSCGIEIVCKDMRNLRLAYKQEEQNRLEIFENLVIRAFPVSNGLPLFAFSYKEKFAVNGWKVYDPMAEYKRQGLPNESWKISKINSTYELCDTYPAVLVVPTSVKDDDLSKVAAFRAKGRVPVLSWIHPESQATITRCSQPSVGPNDKRCKEDEKYLQTIMDANAQSHKLIIFDARQNSVADTNKAKGGGYESESAYPNAELVFLEIHNIHVMRESLRKLKEIVYPTIDETRWLSNVDSTHWLEYIRMLLAGAVRIADKIESGKTSVVVHCSDGWDRTAQLTALAMLMLDSYYRTIKGFEVLVEKEWISFGHRFAMRVGHGDDDHADADRSPIFLQFIDCVWQMTRQFPAAFEFNELFLITILDHLYSCLFGTFLCNCEKERLKEEVSTKTVSLWSYINSQLEEFTNPFYVNYENHVLYPVASLNHLELWVNYYIRWNPRMRPQVPIHQNLKELLAIRTELQKKVEDLQREAATRSISSSSDRGSSPSHSATPVHTSV
- the MTMR1 gene encoding myotubularin-related protein 1 isoform X2, with the translated sequence MERAAAAAGPAVEGGGVSRRAVRAGGAAAAGAGSRQPSTETLDSPTGSHVEWCKQLIAATISSQISGSVPSEGVSRDYRVYRRPVIREIQDGHNGYHSEAEPDQVALRDGNKLAQMEEAPLFPGESIKVIAKDVMYICPFMGAVSGTLTVTDFRMFIKSVERDPPFVVDVPLGVISRVEKIGVQSHGDNSCGIEIVCKDMRNLRLAYKQEEQNRLEIFENLVIRAFPVSNGLPLFAFSYKEKFAVNGWKVYDPMAEYKRQGLPNESWKISKINSTYELCDTYPAVLVVPTSVKDDDLSKVAAFRAKGRVPVLSWIHPESQATITRCSQPSVGPNDKRCKEDEKYLQTIMDANAQSHKLIIFDARQNSVADTNKAKGGGYESESAYPNAELVFLEIHNIHVMRESLRKLKEIVYPTIDETRWLSNVDSTHWLEYIRMLLAGAVRIADKIESGKTSVVVHCSDGWDRTAQLTALAMLMLDSYYRTIKGFEVLVEKEWISFGHRFAMRVGHGDDDHADADRSPIFLQFIDCVWQMTRQFPAAFEFNELFLITILDHLYSCLFGTFLCNCEKERLKEEVSTKTVSLWSYINSQLEEFTNPFYVNYENHVLYPVASLNHLELWVNYYIRWNPRMRPQVPIHQNLKELLAIRTELQKKVEDLQREAATRSISSSSDRGSSPSHSATPVHTSV